A genomic window from Methylorubrum extorquens includes:
- a CDS encoding MBL fold metallo-hydrolase: protein MQVRIHRGTREIGGTCVELEHDGARLLLDLGLPLDGDPADTSRHPTIDGLAGGGDLLAVVLSHGHRDHVGLSHLAGPDLPVAMGDATLRILRAAAAFVPDSYVPTNTVTFTDGQALSFGPFTVTPILVDHSAYDAYALLVEAGGQRLLYSGDLRAHGRKGALFERLVRDPPLEIDTLLLEGSSLGRLDDDCIFPTEADIEDRFVSLFADTEGLALVAVSAQNIDRVVSLYRACKRTGRTLVLDLYAAEVVAATGNPRIPQSDWSGVSVFVPQHQRVRIKRTGRFDLIERHGANRIYGEQLAAIAPRAALLFRHSLLPDLDRADCLTGARAIWSQWAGYLGQPRGQALVTDLATRAIPLSHAHTSGHASIPDLKRLAGAIAPRQLVPVHTFEPERFPALFGSRVTIREDGQWWETAA, encoded by the coding sequence ATGCAGGTGCGCATCCACCGCGGCACGCGCGAGATTGGTGGCACCTGCGTCGAGCTGGAGCACGATGGGGCCCGGCTGCTGCTCGATCTCGGCCTGCCGCTGGACGGAGATCCTGCCGACACGAGCCGCCACCCGACGATTGACGGACTCGCCGGCGGTGGTGATCTCCTCGCGGTCGTTCTCAGCCACGGCCACCGCGACCACGTCGGACTAAGTCACCTCGCCGGGCCGGACCTGCCCGTGGCGATGGGCGACGCGACCTTGCGCATCCTCCGAGCCGCCGCCGCCTTCGTCCCGGACAGCTATGTCCCCACGAACACCGTCACCTTCACCGACGGGCAGGCGCTCAGCTTTGGCCCGTTCACCGTCACGCCGATCCTAGTCGACCACTCGGCCTACGACGCCTACGCCCTACTGGTGGAGGCCGGCGGGCAGCGGCTGCTGTACTCCGGCGACCTTCGCGCACACGGGCGCAAGGGCGCGCTGTTCGAGCGCCTCGTGCGCGACCCGCCCCTCGAGATCGACACGCTGCTGCTGGAGGGATCGAGCCTCGGCCGCCTCGACGACGACTGCATCTTCCCGACCGAGGCGGACATCGAGGACCGCTTCGTCAGCCTGTTCGCCGACACCGAAGGCCTGGCGCTGGTGGCGGTCTCGGCTCAAAACATCGACCGCGTCGTCTCCCTCTACCGCGCATGCAAGCGCACCGGCCGCACTTTGGTGCTCGACCTCTACGCCGCCGAGGTGGTGGCCGCGACTGGCAACCCGCGCATCCCACAATCCGACTGGTCGGGCGTCAGTGTCTTCGTGCCCCAGCACCAGCGCGTGCGGATCAAGCGCACGGGCCGCTTCGACCTGATCGAGCGGCATGGAGCCAACCGCATCTACGGCGAACAACTCGCGGCAATCGCGCCCCGCGCCGCCCTGCTGTTCCGCCACTCGCTGCTGCCCGACCTCGACCGAGCCGACTGTCTCACCGGCGCACGGGCAATCTGGTCGCAGTGGGCCGGCTACCTCGGCCAGCCCCGAGGCCAAGCTCTCGTCACCGATCTGGCTACCCGCGCCATTCCGCTCAGCCACGCCCACACCTCGGGCCACGCCAGCATCCCGGACCTTAAGCGCCTGGCAGGGGCGATCGCGCCGCGCCAGCTCGTTCCGGTCCACACCTTCGAACCCGAGCGCTTCCCGGCGCTGTTCGGGTCACGCGTCACGATCAGAGAGGACGGACAATGGTGGGAGACGGCGGCATGA
- a CDS encoding helix-turn-helix domain-containing protein, with the protein MKGRALVAWNLRRVRVAQGLSQERLAADAGVDRAYLGGLERQAENPTVDLLDKVAEALAVPLGELFVAPAEGATPPLPLRAGRRR; encoded by the coding sequence ATGAAGGGTCGGGCATTGGTGGCGTGGAACCTACGCCGGGTGCGTGTGGCGCAGGGCTTGAGTCAGGAGCGGCTAGCGGCGGACGCCGGCGTGGATCGGGCGTATCTCGGCGGGCTTGAGCGACAGGCAGAGAACCCGACGGTTGATCTGCTCGACAAGGTCGCCGAGGCGCTTGCCGTACCGCTGGGGGAGCTGTTCGTTGCACCGGCTGAGGGCGCAACGCCGCCCCTGCCGCTGCGCGCCGGCCGTCGTCGCTGA
- a CDS encoding AAA family ATPase, protein MSSDPSDSAWRRPVPAQAAFLDRPRSFEDMSGQEEAIGAIRSFLEDALSAANSKPRCRTLLLSGVSGIGKTTIARILGNVALCWNRNEGHEACGACAICNAFRENPPRGIDDYVEISAAEYTGVDAMSHLVALMRRSPLGRFKVGFADEAHRTSRAGKDALLKDLEEPAPHAIYILATTEPDKLGTALLTRCRHVRLRPACTVDRLRYLRRRCEVGWGLGPEAYEPAALDLLAAHEGVSYREVAAALDRCITAGPLTVATVRRLFPDPLAACLRCAEALLDDDLSGAIAAFVEAPGSPDEKRATMQRFLLRLSLSHVRHIGKAYDPVNDLPVERREALVARFDARRPETSSLAAYLEDCARFWGTAQ, encoded by the coding sequence ATGTCGAGTGACCCTTCGGATTCCGCGTGGCGGCGCCCTGTCCCCGCGCAGGCCGCGTTCCTCGATCGTCCGCGCAGCTTCGAGGACATGAGCGGTCAGGAGGAGGCAATCGGCGCGATCCGATCCTTCCTGGAGGATGCGCTCAGCGCGGCCAACTCGAAGCCGCGCTGCCGGACGCTGCTCCTGAGCGGCGTTAGTGGGATCGGGAAGACGACGATCGCGCGCATCCTGGGAAACGTCGCCCTGTGCTGGAACCGGAACGAAGGCCACGAGGCCTGTGGGGCCTGCGCCATCTGCAATGCATTCCGGGAGAATCCGCCACGTGGAATCGACGACTACGTCGAGATTAGTGCGGCCGAGTACACCGGCGTCGATGCGATGTCCCACCTGGTGGCGCTGATGCGCCGCTCACCCCTCGGGCGTTTCAAAGTAGGCTTTGCCGACGAAGCGCACCGCACCTCCCGCGCGGGGAAAGACGCGCTCCTCAAGGACCTTGAAGAGCCCGCACCTCACGCGATCTACATTCTTGCCACCACGGAGCCGGACAAGCTCGGCACCGCCCTCCTGACGCGCTGCCGCCACGTCCGGCTACGTCCGGCCTGTACAGTGGACCGCCTGCGTTACCTCCGCCGGCGATGCGAGGTGGGGTGGGGCTTGGGACCGGAGGCATATGAACCAGCCGCGCTCGACCTTCTGGCAGCACATGAGGGGGTGAGCTACCGCGAGGTGGCGGCAGCGCTCGACCGATGCATAACCGCGGGTCCGCTGACCGTGGCCACGGTCCGCCGGCTGTTCCCCGATCCCCTCGCGGCCTGCCTGCGCTGTGCCGAAGCTCTGCTCGATGACGATTTATCGGGCGCCATCGCTGCCTTCGTGGAGGCGCCCGGAAGCCCTGATGAGAAGCGTGCCACGATGCAGCGCTTCCTGCTCCGCCTAAGCCTTTCTCACGTCCGGCATATCGGTAAGGCCTACGATCCGGTGAACGACCTCCCCGTAGAGCGTCGTGAGGCGTTGGTAGCGCGCTTCGACGCTCGCCGTCCGGAAACCTCGTCCCTCGCAGCGTACCTGGAGGACTGTGCGCGCTTTTGGGGGACGGCCCAGTGA
- a CDS encoding IS630 family transposase, with product MRSDISFTLSASDRLRLEALVADRNTPQKHVWRARIVLLSADGIGTHAIMREAAVSKTAVWRWQDRFAQEGVEGLLRDKTRPARIPPLGPEVAARVVALTQEDPPGETTHWTAAAMSKVTAISISSVQRIWRRHGLQPHRVRQFKLSTDPAFAAKLRDVVGLYVDPPAHAVVLSVDEKSQIQALARTQAPLPMKPGQPTTRTHDYKRHGTTTLFAALDILEGKVIGRCMQRHRHQEFIRFLNAVEAAVPAGKIVHAILDNYAVHKHPKVRAWLDRHPRWTFHFTPTSASWLNAVEGFFAKLAKRRLRRGVFGSLIEVQAAIKRFIAESNGDPKPFTWTADPDRIIQAARRGHQVLDSHH from the coding sequence ATGCGCAGTGACATCTCTTTCACGCTCTCCGCCTCGGATCGCCTTCGGCTAGAGGCCCTGGTCGCGGATCGAAACACTCCGCAGAAGCACGTTTGGCGCGCTCGCATCGTGCTGCTGAGCGCCGATGGGATCGGGACGCACGCGATCATGCGTGAGGCGGCCGTGTCCAAGACGGCGGTCTGGCGCTGGCAGGACCGCTTCGCGCAGGAGGGCGTCGAAGGGCTCCTGCGAGACAAGACGCGGCCGGCGCGCATCCCGCCGCTGGGGCCGGAGGTGGCGGCGCGTGTTGTGGCTCTGACGCAGGAAGATCCGCCCGGCGAGACCACGCATTGGACGGCCGCCGCCATGAGCAAGGTCACAGCCATAAGCATTTCGTCGGTGCAGCGGATCTGGCGGAGGCACGGCCTACAGCCACACCGGGTCCGGCAGTTCAAGCTCTCTACCGACCCGGCCTTCGCTGCCAAATTGCGTGACGTCGTCGGGCTCTACGTCGATCCGCCCGCCCATGCCGTCGTGCTTTCGGTCGACGAGAAGAGCCAGATCCAAGCGCTCGCCCGCACGCAGGCCCCGTTGCCGATGAAGCCGGGCCAGCCGACGACGCGCACCCACGACTACAAGCGCCACGGCACGACGACCCTGTTTGCCGCTCTGGACATCCTGGAGGGCAAGGTGATTGGCCGCTGCATGCAGCGCCACCGGCATCAGGAGTTCATCCGTTTCCTCAACGCGGTCGAGGCGGCGGTTCCGGCGGGCAAGATCGTCCACGCGATCCTGGACAACTATGCCGTTCACAAGCACCCGAAGGTCCGCGCCTGGCTCGATCGCCACCCACGCTGGACCTTCCATTTCACCCCGACCTCAGCCTCGTGGCTCAACGCCGTTGAGGGCTTCTTCGCCAAGCTCGCAAAACGCCGCCTGCGACGCGGCGTGTTCGGATCGCTGATCGAGGTACAGGCGGCCATCAAACGCTTCATCGCCGAGAGCAACGGCGACCCCAAGCCCTTCACCTGGACCGCCGACCCGGATCGCATCATCCAGGCCGCAAGGCGCGGGCACCAAGTGTTAGACTCGCACCACTAG
- a CDS encoding site-specific integrase — translation MGSVANVVQRGRIFHFRRRIPADLRLRLGRHELVCSLGTGDIRAAKLRGCRLYVAAEELFSTLRATPMLTDDQIIRLVRDFFDTMLTDENAGRLTRGPLPDGVREARVTQYATMAAKGREALAGNRLDEAAFIAEVMLKRQGIAIRDLTPTEAARAKQAMLRAGIDLSEALKARYEGDFNYEPRDKLLKATLAEPQPKQWPTPAAPPMAATAPVAPVASPPPAKNDTVPVPGVRFEGRGKAFRDQQVQTKRWDNQTAAQAGATYRLFVDVCGDKPLGAYTRKDAGRFRERVERLPSDYGKHPRYRGLSVEAILSAYTALPQAGRVEVITQKTIKRHFSALSTLWTAAVAEGDAGENIFSGHRFSATRKPSEQRDMWEQANLARLFTTPVWTGCRSATQRSTPGTLILRDERFWLPLIAVFSGLRQEEICQLQLEDVRQENGIWYFDINDRPPRKLKNATAIRRVPMHSELIRLGFMQHVERLRRSRQTRVFPAFRPGGADDRLGHAFTKWFTRYRRDVGLYRPGLNFHSFRHTATTLMHQAGVATAVIDHVTGHTTPGETARYTKRSTLAQLKAAVETIVIESGLSHLLPGGGDVSPHASSQPLPPKP, via the coding sequence TTGGGTTCGGTCGCCAACGTCGTCCAGCGCGGACGCATCTTTCACTTCCGACGCCGAATCCCGGCCGACCTTCGGCTACGCCTCGGCCGCCACGAACTCGTGTGCAGCCTCGGCACGGGCGATATCCGCGCTGCCAAGCTCAGGGGCTGTCGGCTATACGTGGCGGCGGAAGAGCTGTTCTCGACCCTGCGCGCTACGCCGATGCTGACCGACGACCAGATCATCCGCCTCGTCCGCGACTTCTTCGACACCATGCTGACCGACGAGAACGCCGGCCGGCTCACCCGTGGCCCGCTGCCCGATGGCGTGCGGGAGGCCCGAGTCACGCAGTACGCGACGATGGCCGCTAAAGGCCGCGAGGCGCTAGCCGGCAACCGCCTCGACGAGGCGGCTTTCATCGCCGAGGTGATGTTGAAGCGTCAGGGGATCGCCATCCGGGATCTGACGCCCACGGAAGCGGCCAGAGCCAAGCAGGCCATGCTGCGTGCGGGGATCGACCTCTCCGAGGCGCTGAAAGCCCGCTACGAGGGCGACTTCAACTACGAGCCGCGCGACAAGCTCCTGAAGGCGACGCTTGCCGAGCCACAACCGAAGCAATGGCCGACGCCTGCGGCACCACCGATGGCCGCAACCGCCCCTGTCGCTCCAGTGGCATCACCACCGCCCGCGAAAAACGACACCGTTCCAGTGCCCGGCGTCCGGTTCGAGGGCCGCGGCAAAGCTTTCCGCGACCAGCAGGTCCAGACGAAGCGCTGGGACAATCAGACCGCGGCGCAGGCCGGCGCCACCTATCGCCTGTTCGTCGACGTGTGCGGCGACAAGCCCCTCGGCGCCTACACCCGCAAGGACGCCGGGCGCTTCCGCGAGCGCGTCGAACGCCTGCCCAGCGACTACGGCAAGCACCCACGGTACCGCGGCCTCAGCGTCGAGGCGATCTTGAGCGCCTACACCGCCCTGCCCCAGGCCGGCCGTGTCGAGGTCATCACCCAGAAGACCATCAAACGCCACTTCTCGGCTCTATCCACACTCTGGACGGCGGCGGTGGCGGAGGGTGATGCGGGCGAAAACATCTTCTCAGGCCATCGCTTCTCCGCCACCCGCAAGCCGAGCGAGCAGCGGGACATGTGGGAACAGGCCAACCTCGCGCGCCTTTTCACCACGCCGGTCTGGACCGGCTGCCGGTCGGCGACGCAGCGAAGCACGCCCGGTACGCTCATCCTCCGGGACGAGCGCTTCTGGCTGCCGCTGATCGCCGTCTTCTCCGGGCTGCGCCAGGAGGAGATCTGCCAGCTGCAACTTGAGGACGTTCGTCAAGAGAACGGGATTTGGTACTTCGACATCAACGATCGGCCGCCGCGCAAGCTTAAGAATGCCACGGCGATCCGGCGCGTGCCTATGCACTCGGAACTGATCCGGCTCGGGTTCATGCAACATGTCGAGCGTCTGCGCCGCAGCCGGCAGACCCGCGTGTTTCCCGCGTTCCGTCCGGGCGGCGCGGACGACCGTTTGGGGCACGCCTTCACCAAATGGTTCACGCGCTACCGACGGGACGTTGGCCTCTACCGCCCCGGGCTGAACTTCCACTCCTTCCGGCACACCGCGACGACGCTGATGCACCAAGCTGGTGTGGCTACGGCCGTGATCGATCACGTCACGGGTCATACGACCCCAGGCGAGACGGCTCGCTACACCAAACGCTCGACGCTCGCGCAACTGAAGGCAGCCGTCGAGACGATCGTGATCGAGTCGGGCCTGTCTCATCTTCTTCCAGGTGGGGGAGACGTGTCACCGCACGCGTCGAGCCAACCCCTCCCGCCGAAACCCTAA
- a CDS encoding glycosyltransferase family protein, translated as METLTDRARHVASDGLPGPPRILEFGLMPLVTAAFPERTTFLDTRLRWADVRTRAPRSGSMPLRLLKLVRRVAGIARACLVQDYDIVVARCVGPVNSAGRAYPVHAALSLIGLAFRGLVLFAARGPRVRLAVLDVTDHLTIHPRDRAFLRRCDLFFKRELAANPWNTLETVLPRGACAGHARQDPACLALRAKLRPFALGIGATALKAPIPASARSYDLFYVGSAQGIAFREALSGVLPRLAARGWRIHAPTHRLSPEAFAEAITRSRFCLSPSGVGWDCYRHYEVAALGSVPIFDTRPLTGIKPFLHGREGFYLDPQEDLERALDHLLRTDDAGVDRMTSAAQALVERVYTFDALARYVIAETLALGPSTRAAALSPTEALVAAKAGHRQPSLN; from the coding sequence ATGGAGACGCTGACCGACCGCGCCCGCCACGTGGCGTCGGATGGCCTCCCGGGCCCTCCGCGGATTCTCGAATTCGGGCTGATGCCGCTCGTGACCGCCGCCTTCCCCGAGCGCACGACCTTCCTCGACACGCGGCTGCGCTGGGCCGACGTGCGGACCCGCGCACCGCGTTCCGGCAGCATGCCCCTGCGGCTGCTGAAGCTGGTTCGGCGGGTGGCCGGCATCGCTCGCGCCTGCCTCGTCCAGGACTACGACATCGTCGTTGCCCGTTGTGTCGGCCCGGTCAACAGCGCCGGGCGCGCCTATCCCGTCCATGCGGCCTTGAGCCTGATCGGGCTCGCCTTCCGCGGCCTCGTCCTGTTCGCCGCCCGCGGCCCCCGCGTCCGGCTCGCGGTCCTCGACGTGACCGACCATCTCACGATCCACCCACGCGACCGCGCCTTCCTCCGGCGTTGCGACCTGTTCTTCAAGCGCGAGTTGGCCGCCAATCCGTGGAATACCCTTGAGACGGTGCTGCCCCGCGGCGCCTGCGCCGGCCATGCCCGCCAGGATCCCGCCTGCCTCGCCCTGCGGGCCAAGCTGCGCCCCTTCGCCCTCGGAATCGGGGCCACGGCATTGAAAGCCCCGATCCCGGCCTCCGCGCGCAGCTACGACCTGTTCTACGTCGGCTCGGCGCAGGGGATCGCCTTCCGCGAGGCCTTGAGCGGCGTCCTGCCCCGATTGGCGGCCCGCGGCTGGCGCATCCACGCGCCGACGCACCGCTTGAGCCCGGAAGCCTTCGCCGAGGCGATCACCCGGAGCCGGTTCTGCCTGTCGCCGAGCGGCGTCGGCTGGGATTGCTACCGGCACTACGAGGTCGCAGCGCTGGGCAGCGTGCCGATCTTCGACACCCGCCCGCTGACAGGCATCAAGCCGTTCCTGCACGGCCGCGAGGGGTTCTATCTCGACCCGCAGGAGGATCTGGAACGCGCCCTCGATCACCTGCTGCGCACGGACGACGCGGGCGTCGACCGGATGACGTCGGCAGCTCAGGCGCTGGTCGAACGGGTCTACACCTTCGACGCGCTGGCCCGCTACGTGATCGCCGAGACGCTGGCGCTGGGCCCGTCCACGCGGGCGGCGGCCCTATCGCCGACGGAGGCGCTCGTCGCGGCCAAGGCCGGCCACCGTCAGCCTTCCCTGAACTGA
- a CDS encoding glycosyltransferase family 2 protein, with the protein MKVSVVTPTLNGVEYLRECIESSRASARNGIEVEHVIVDAGSTDGTVELAQSLGATVLQGKDRGIFDAINKGSFAASGELLGFLGADDVLLEGGLEAVVEAYKGNRRRWVVGGIRWIDGRGRGLGGLAAPPNWMTPRMLVCLGWNPVMHMATYIARDFYAELGGFNYAFRDCGDYEMFCRALAQEPYARVGRPVACFRRTGQNNSANLAHKARALGEVAQVKGVHGPSSRAEELFWRYALKGYFNARNPDWLISKQLDLGRSRLKLQPHAHF; encoded by the coding sequence ATGAAGGTGTCCGTGGTCACCCCGACGCTGAACGGCGTCGAATACTTGCGCGAATGCATCGAATCCTCGCGGGCCAGCGCCCGCAACGGCATCGAGGTCGAGCATGTGATCGTCGATGCGGGCAGCACCGACGGAACCGTCGAACTCGCCCAAAGCCTGGGCGCCACCGTGCTCCAGGGCAAGGATCGCGGCATCTTCGACGCGATCAACAAGGGCTCCTTCGCCGCCTCGGGCGAGTTGCTCGGCTTCCTGGGTGCGGATGACGTGCTGCTCGAAGGCGGCCTGGAGGCCGTGGTCGAGGCCTACAAAGGCAACCGCCGGCGCTGGGTCGTCGGCGGGATCCGCTGGATCGACGGGCGCGGCCGGGGCCTGGGCGGGTTGGCCGCCCCGCCCAACTGGATGACGCCGCGCATGCTCGTGTGCCTCGGCTGGAACCCGGTCATGCACATGGCGACCTACATCGCGCGGGATTTCTACGCTGAACTCGGCGGGTTCAACTACGCGTTCAGGGATTGCGGCGACTACGAGATGTTCTGCCGTGCCCTGGCGCAGGAACCCTATGCCCGCGTCGGCCGGCCGGTCGCCTGCTTCCGCCGCACCGGCCAGAACAACAGCGCCAACCTCGCCCATAAGGCACGGGCGCTGGGCGAGGTCGCCCAGGTGAAGGGGGTGCACGGGCCGTCCTCCCGCGCGGAAGAGCTGTTCTGGCGCTATGCGCTGAAAGGCTACTTCAACGCCCGCAACCCGGATTGGCTCATCAGTAAGCAGCTCGATCTCGGCCGCAGCCGGCTGAAGCTTCAGCCCCACGCCCATTTCTAA
- a CDS encoding LuxR C-terminal-related transcriptional regulator has translation MEHIDTLIVSDNRMVRESLIALLSGTRFVVRQVAASPALHLSDLKAAHLALVVIDEEAAGIVGQVAEALPEVKIVALALRDTEGLMLRSLQLGASAYLTEDVSPADLLKTLEVVIADCAVLPVSFLGRLCLAFDPVRTPGPVAALTGLQRADGTSLASLSSREVNILEGLALGESNKVIARNLDIAEATVKVHVKAILRKVRVKNRTQAAVWAMNKGIVTNGCAPAERFGGLVPPLPLVAGRDSFSGALAAVA, from the coding sequence ATGGAACATATCGATACGCTCATTGTCAGTGACAACCGTATGGTCCGGGAAAGCCTGATCGCGCTTTTGTCCGGCACCCGCTTCGTGGTGCGGCAGGTCGCGGCCAGCCCGGCGCTTCACCTGTCCGACCTCAAGGCGGCGCATTTGGCGCTCGTCGTCATCGATGAGGAGGCTGCGGGTATCGTCGGGCAGGTCGCCGAGGCGCTGCCCGAGGTCAAGATCGTGGCGCTCGCGCTGCGCGACACCGAGGGGCTGATGCTGCGCAGCCTTCAACTCGGCGCTTCGGCCTATCTGACCGAGGACGTCTCCCCGGCCGACCTCCTCAAGACCCTGGAAGTGGTGATCGCCGATTGCGCGGTGCTGCCGGTGAGCTTCCTTGGGCGTTTGTGCCTGGCCTTCGACCCGGTGCGCACGCCCGGCCCGGTCGCCGCCCTTACCGGGCTGCAGAGGGCAGACGGCACCTCGCTCGCCAGCCTGTCGAGCCGCGAGGTCAACATCCTCGAAGGGCTGGCTCTGGGAGAGTCCAACAAAGTCATTGCCCGCAACCTCGACATCGCGGAGGCCACGGTCAAGGTTCACGTCAAGGCGATCCTGCGCAAGGTCCGGGTGAAGAATCGGACGCAGGCGGCGGTCTGGGCGATGAACAAGGGCATCGTCACCAATGGCTGTGCCCCCGCCGAGCGGTTCGGCGGCCTCGTACCGCCCCTCCCCCTCGTGGCCGGCCGCGACAGCTTCTCCGGCGCCCTGGCGGCCGTCGCCTGA
- a CDS encoding response regulator transcription factor codes for MLRIVIADDQRNFRSMLRRSLELNVSGIIVFDVSSSSELINSLRSPLKTDLVIVGSRLLPAGDPTYLGALKRAAGTARLLLIVPHASADLFQDALSLGFHGLIVRRQSHEEMLEAVRTTLDGRLYAPSAILAVKPPEAVAALRQPERGVRTFGLTLRQREVLALIGKGLSNREIAIALSIAEATVKIHVSAVIRMLGVRNRTEAALLAPTILKGKI; via the coding sequence ATGTTGCGGATCGTCATTGCAGATGACCAGAGAAACTTCCGCAGCATGCTGCGTAGAAGTTTGGAATTAAATGTGAGTGGAATCATCGTCTTTGATGTTTCGAGTTCATCGGAACTGATCAACAGCCTCCGATCGCCACTGAAAACGGATCTCGTCATCGTCGGATCGCGCCTCCTTCCGGCCGGAGACCCGACCTATCTCGGAGCCCTGAAGCGAGCGGCCGGCACCGCACGCCTCCTGCTCATCGTTCCCCACGCCTCGGCCGACCTGTTCCAGGATGCCCTAAGCCTCGGCTTCCACGGATTGATCGTGCGGCGCCAGAGCCACGAGGAAATGCTCGAGGCGGTTCGAACCACGCTCGACGGCCGGCTCTACGCACCCAGTGCGATTCTGGCCGTAAAGCCGCCGGAGGCTGTGGCCGCGCTGCGGCAACCGGAGCGCGGCGTGCGAACGTTCGGGTTGACCCTGCGCCAGCGCGAAGTTCTGGCGCTGATCGGCAAGGGGTTATCCAATCGAGAGATCGCGATCGCGCTGAGTATCGCCGAGGCGACCGTGAAAATTCACGTCTCCGCCGTGATCCGGATGCTCGGCGTCAGAAATCGAACCGAGGCTGCGTTGCTCGCGCCGACAATCCTCAAGGGCAAAATCTAG
- a CDS encoding sensor histidine kinase: MDQSVATAAGSGPLTAEAARVLDSIDAPVLVVARAGSIAYANDPARLLLTRDDPSRIHLTGTTPRNSRTSPTDSPSLTGRVSTVFLARARATRTPLPGVIAIKRGSGIRRYRCHGFRLNREGIAPLVLLRLLPTPEMRFSLQANEAAMLRRELAARERHHRSQQELLRERDLLLADLRSTAQARLRAERDRDAVLAQLYRAHQAERERLARELHDEAGQQLAWLKLQLDRLRRAPSPMQVEAMLKQVDAISASLRQVVRELRPVTLTELGLILALGGLVREWSDQSAIPTEFQLSGTTIRLTPEIEVTIFRLVQEALTNVVKHAPGARHVSVTLQYASTGVTLAIEDDGPGLACEPAAEARQAGGGFGLAGMRERLTLLGGTLMIESPPGGGTTILARLPLTGG; this comes from the coding sequence ATGGATCAGAGCGTGGCGACGGCGGCCGGCTCAGGCCCGCTGACCGCGGAGGCGGCGCGCGTCCTCGATTCGATCGATGCCCCCGTCCTGGTCGTCGCCCGTGCGGGCAGCATCGCCTACGCCAACGATCCCGCCCGCCTTCTGCTGACGCGGGACGATCCGTCCCGGATCCATCTCACCGGCACCACCCCACGCAACAGCAGGACTTCGCCGACCGACAGCCCCTCGCTTACGGGCAGGGTCTCGACGGTATTTCTCGCCCGGGCCAGGGCGACGCGGACGCCGCTTCCCGGCGTGATCGCGATCAAGCGGGGAAGCGGGATACGCCGTTACCGCTGCCATGGCTTCCGCCTGAACCGGGAGGGGATCGCCCCCCTGGTTCTCCTGCGGCTCCTGCCGACGCCGGAGATGCGGTTCAGCCTGCAGGCGAACGAGGCGGCGATGCTTCGGCGTGAACTCGCCGCGCGCGAGCGCCATCATCGCAGCCAGCAAGAGCTGCTGCGCGAGCGCGACCTCCTGCTGGCCGACCTGCGAAGCACCGCGCAGGCGCGCCTGCGCGCCGAGCGCGACCGGGACGCGGTCCTCGCCCAACTCTACCGGGCGCATCAGGCCGAGCGGGAACGTCTGGCCCGGGAACTCCACGACGAGGCCGGCCAGCAACTCGCATGGCTGAAGCTGCAGCTCGACCGCCTGCGGCGTGCGCCGTCGCCGATGCAGGTCGAGGCGATGCTGAAACAGGTCGATGCGATCTCGGCCAGCCTGCGGCAGGTGGTTCGGGAGCTGCGCCCGGTCACCCTGACCGAACTCGGCCTTATCCTCGCCTTGGGCGGCCTCGTGCGCGAATGGTCCGACCAAAGCGCGATCCCCACCGAATTCCAGCTTTCGGGGACCACGATCCGCCTCACGCCGGAGATCGAAGTGACGATCTTTCGTCTGGTGCAGGAAGCCCTGACCAACGTCGTCAAGCACGCGCCGGGGGCGCGCCACGTTTCCGTGACCCTGCAATACGCCAGCACCGGCGTCACCTTGGCGATCGAGGACGACGGGCCCGGACTCGCGTGCGAGCCGGCGGCCGAGGCGCGTCAGGCGGGGGGCGGGTTCGGGCTCGCTGGCATGCGCGAGCGGCTGACGCTGCTCGGTGGAACGCTCATGATCGAATCGCCTCCCGGCGGTGGGACGACGATTCTGGCGCGATTGCCGCTGACAGGGGGATGA